A single region of the Sphingomonas sp. OV641 genome encodes:
- a CDS encoding SLOG family protein, with protein MTKYSNFNDMGRAINERRADEHTTETYQGAFIEASEMAKLSIVSEAEKLDMPDPEQAAHAVEQMLATMFDVFRDTRMEEFAADLAWGFVNSFHMVAKRIEGREDDAAKKLGDLVRSYDPSEIYAVELEETQLLCQTLENCAEAMRCMRDHAGNVYRVETGRPFSTVRGSRVSSKLTASMIDGADYLAARAAKRRDEHNPSGPIVAFSGGMEWHDHEQLFERLDQIKRRIPSMVLMTTAMNKGADAIAASWAASREVKLVRMFLDKRHGNRGGFLRNDRIASLRPVEAIVCEGSGVQIDFARKLRTAGVPLHVFRKDGQAPVQPSQRSRRA; from the coding sequence ATGACCAAGTACAGCAACTTCAACGACATGGGCCGCGCGATCAACGAGCGCCGCGCCGACGAGCACACCACCGAGACCTATCAGGGGGCGTTCATCGAGGCGAGCGAGATGGCGAAGCTTTCCATCGTCAGCGAAGCCGAGAAGCTGGACATGCCCGACCCGGAGCAGGCCGCACACGCCGTCGAGCAGATGCTGGCGACGATGTTCGACGTGTTCCGCGACACTCGCATGGAGGAGTTCGCCGCCGACCTCGCATGGGGCTTCGTCAACAGCTTCCACATGGTGGCCAAGCGCATCGAGGGCCGTGAGGATGACGCCGCCAAGAAACTTGGCGACCTGGTGCGCAGCTACGACCCCTCGGAGATCTACGCGGTGGAGCTCGAAGAGACCCAGCTGCTCTGCCAGACCCTCGAGAATTGCGCCGAGGCGATGCGCTGCATGCGGGACCACGCCGGGAACGTGTATCGCGTCGAGACCGGACGGCCCTTCTCGACCGTCCGCGGCAGCAGGGTGTCGTCCAAGCTGACCGCCTCGATGATCGACGGTGCCGACTATCTGGCGGCACGCGCGGCAAAGCGTCGGGACGAGCACAACCCGAGCGGCCCGATTGTCGCCTTCTCGGGCGGCATGGAATGGCACGACCACGAGCAGCTCTTCGAACGCCTCGACCAGATCAAGCGTCGCATCCCGTCGATGGTCCTGATGACCACCGCCATGAACAAGGGTGCCGACGCCATCGCAGCGTCGTGGGCGGCCTCGCGCGAGGTCAAGCTGGTGCGCATGTTCCTCGACAAGCGCCACGGCAACCGGGGCGGGTTCCTCCGCAACGACCGCATCGCCTCGCTGCGTCCCGTCGAAGCGATCGTCTGCGAAGGATCGGGCGTCCAGATCGACTTCGCTCGCAAGTTGCGTACCGCCGGCGTACCGCTCCACGTCTTCCGCAAGGACGGACAGGCACCGGTGCAGCCGAGCCAGCGCAGCCGCCGCGCCTGA
- a CDS encoding DUF736 domain-containing protein, which yields MNIGQIKQNDAGIFMGRISTLAVAMTIALKPVQSSNPRAPRYEIHALTPGRTWVQVGAFFELTSNNTGEAFLNGRIDDPSLAAPLQVSAFRQDDGSYNVVWQRAQKRRDVGAALGVKADDGEPALPFTADGRDVATSGAGDDTGDGLGASTAPVDERV from the coding sequence ATGAACATCGGTCAGATCAAGCAGAACGACGCGGGCATCTTCATGGGCCGCATTTCCACCCTCGCGGTCGCGATGACGATCGCGCTGAAGCCGGTCCAGTCGTCCAATCCGCGCGCCCCGCGCTACGAGATCCATGCGCTCACCCCGGGCCGGACGTGGGTGCAGGTCGGGGCGTTCTTCGAACTCACCTCCAACAACACCGGCGAGGCGTTCCTCAACGGCCGCATCGACGATCCGTCGCTCGCCGCGCCGCTCCAGGTCTCGGCCTTCCGCCAGGACGACGGCTCGTACAACGTCGTGTGGCAGCGCGCCCAGAAGCGCCGCGACGTCGGTGCCGCGCTCGGGGTCAAGGCGGACGATGGCGAACCCGCGCTGCCTTTCACCGCCGATGGCCGTGACGTGGCGACCTCGGGCGCAGGCGATGACACCGGAGACGGGCTGGGTGCCAGCACCGCGCCGGTCGACGAGAGGGTCTGA
- a CDS encoding type IV secretion system DNA-binding domain-containing protein, translated as MRSGDIRFNGQAATVKHHSARGRITRNSGNFTRGSQLLASQYKMTWAGLQVPIWIWLGTFIVLFNIFVWLGLAEHEFQLDLMKLYSAIWTWVGGDKFHLINLTLRNGIVTKVPIGYVPYEPHVVHAWAKTVKIFLTTLVMSAFIAAPIIMWFIMWANKRGSDMLQERHNRGALLVERDVLVKTVSGHNRRKFRTECAEHDPPYVPELVAKAPILDRIDRGIHVPYTIAGIPYPWRLEQSHTMLIGTTGTGKTTQLRSHVSQLRARGHRAVIFDLTGVFVETFYNPETDVILNPMDERCAPWTLFDECRNYADFVSAASALIPSHPDDKEPFWQNAARMLFIEMCLKLQEMGEANNAAIAHHLMQADLKSINAKLDDTIAAPLTTEKAARMAESIRSVLNVNGQALRFMPDPVPGGPPAFSIRDWIATDNRDGSIMFITGSYNDLEMTRGLFTLWIDLAVNNLMRLPKTRDLRTWYLFDEVHALHALPGIEHGLQSARNFGGAFVLGIHSFDKLVATYGLQNATALTGLARTKLILATADRTTAEKCSEFIGSREVRQMDEAYSYGYNNTRDASTLTPRTAIEPLVIPDDINNLPSLHGFVKFPDGFPAARIELKYRSYAEVAPGAVPRKNFKPTEYVSPEDRRRQNTRNNGADEGGEGGREHTPTRPVGGVEAKERQEPDLTASQPEKPRSEAEKAAAAMEVTGSLPVVIDQITGKGVASSPTGVDAVRASDAATRVGGEPSKPVTGGSSSLDAQLGGMGMSLIENRAGPQSGVDPTRGEASRHAPESRSDRGDADRHEDQATRELRDGFATQRDPDHHHRHHGPDHSPEIDDDMDMGM; from the coding sequence ATGCGTAGCGGCGACATCCGGTTCAACGGTCAGGCGGCGACCGTAAAGCACCATTCCGCGCGGGGGCGAATCACCCGCAACTCGGGCAATTTCACCCGCGGTTCGCAGCTTCTCGCCAGTCAGTACAAGATGACCTGGGCGGGCCTCCAGGTGCCCATCTGGATATGGCTGGGGACGTTCATCGTCCTGTTCAATATCTTCGTCTGGCTGGGCCTCGCCGAGCATGAGTTCCAGCTCGACCTGATGAAGCTCTATTCCGCCATCTGGACGTGGGTCGGCGGGGACAAATTCCACCTCATCAACCTGACCTTGCGAAACGGCATCGTGACCAAGGTTCCGATCGGCTACGTCCCCTACGAACCCCATGTCGTTCATGCCTGGGCGAAGACGGTCAAGATCTTCCTGACGACACTCGTCATGTCGGCCTTCATCGCAGCACCGATCATCATGTGGTTCATCATGTGGGCAAACAAGCGCGGCAGCGACATGCTCCAGGAACGCCACAACCGCGGCGCCCTGTTGGTCGAGCGTGACGTGCTCGTCAAAACTGTCAGCGGCCACAACCGGCGCAAGTTCCGCACCGAGTGCGCCGAACACGATCCGCCGTACGTCCCCGAACTCGTCGCCAAGGCTCCGATCCTCGATCGGATCGACCGGGGCATCCACGTTCCATACACGATCGCCGGCATCCCCTATCCGTGGCGGCTCGAACAGAGCCATACCATGCTCATCGGCACCACCGGCACCGGCAAGACGACCCAGCTGCGCAGCCACGTCTCGCAGCTTCGCGCGCGCGGTCATCGCGCGGTCATCTTTGACCTGACCGGCGTGTTCGTGGAGACGTTCTACAACCCAGAAACGGACGTCATTCTCAACCCTATGGACGAGCGTTGCGCGCCGTGGACGCTGTTCGACGAATGCCGCAACTATGCCGACTTCGTTTCGGCCGCATCGGCCCTCATTCCCTCGCATCCCGACGACAAGGAACCGTTCTGGCAGAACGCCGCGCGGATGCTCTTCATCGAGATGTGCCTGAAGCTTCAAGAGATGGGTGAGGCGAACAACGCCGCGATCGCGCACCACCTGATGCAGGCCGATCTGAAGTCGATCAACGCCAAGCTCGATGACACCATCGCCGCCCCGCTGACGACCGAGAAAGCCGCCCGCATGGCGGAATCGATCCGCTCGGTTCTGAACGTCAACGGACAGGCGCTACGCTTCATGCCGGACCCTGTCCCGGGCGGCCCGCCCGCCTTCTCGATCCGCGACTGGATCGCGACCGACAATCGCGACGGCTCGATCATGTTCATCACCGGCTCGTACAACGACCTCGAGATGACCCGCGGTCTGTTCACGCTGTGGATCGATCTGGCCGTCAACAACCTCATGCGCCTGCCCAAGACCCGTGACCTGCGGACCTGGTATCTGTTTGACGAAGTCCATGCGCTTCACGCGCTTCCTGGTATCGAGCATGGCCTCCAGTCGGCCCGCAACTTCGGCGGTGCGTTCGTCCTTGGGATCCACTCGTTCGACAAGCTGGTCGCGACCTATGGCTTGCAGAACGCGACCGCGCTCACCGGACTTGCGCGCACCAAGCTGATCCTCGCCACCGCCGATCGAACCACAGCCGAAAAGTGCTCCGAGTTCATCGGCAGCCGCGAGGTCCGCCAGATGGATGAGGCCTACAGCTACGGCTACAACAACACCCGCGACGCCTCGACCCTCACGCCTCGCACGGCGATCGAGCCGCTGGTCATCCCCGACGACATCAACAACCTGCCGTCGCTCCACGGCTTCGTGAAGTTTCCCGATGGATTTCCTGCTGCGCGGATCGAACTCAAATACCGCTCCTATGCCGAGGTCGCGCCGGGGGCGGTGCCCCGCAAGAACTTCAAGCCTACCGAATACGTCTCGCCGGAAGACCGGCGTCGTCAGAACACCCGGAACAATGGCGCGGATGAGGGGGGTGAGGGTGGCCGCGAGCATACCCCCACACGGCCTGTGGGGGGCGTGGAGGCGAAGGAAAGGCAAGAGCCGGACCTGACCGCCTCGCAGCCCGAGAAGCCGCGTAGCGAGGCTGAAAAGGCGGCTGCGGCGATGGAGGTCACCGGGTCGCTGCCGGTGGTGATCGATCAGATAACCGGCAAGGGCGTCGCCAGCAGCCCGACCGGCGTCGATGCCGTCCGCGCGTCGGATGCCGCAACGAGGGTCGGGGGCGAACCTTCCAAGCCTGTGACGGGAGGTTCATCCAGTCTGGATGCCCAACTCGGCGGCATGGGCATGTCCCTGATCGAGAACCGTGCGGGTCCGCAGAGCGGGGTGGATCCGACGCGCGGCGAGGCGTCACGCCATGCCCCGGAAAGCCGGTCCGATCGCGGTGATGCCGATCGCCACGAGGACCAGGCGACCCGCGAATTGCGCGATGGGTTTGCGACGCAGCGCGACCCCGATCACCACCATCGTCATCACGGCCCGGATCATTCGCCGGAGATCGATGACGACATGGACATGGGGATGTAG
- the mobF gene encoding MobF family relaxase, with translation MLSVASVKSASGAAQYFAKDDYYTAEHSSEATAWGGVGAADLGLKGEVTKEDFEKILNGEMPDGEKVGQVEGRRLGVDLTFSMPKSASVMAYVAGDTRVLTAHMNAVKATMGWVEKTFAEGRTYDQSRSGDAVRTGNLVYALFQHDTSRALDPQGHIHVLIANMTKMANGAWQALHNQQLWKNNTTIGAAYHAQFRAELAKIGYETSVTGKHGQFEIAGVPKQVIDTFSQRRADILAKAGELGVTSAEALRKVTNNTRDAKLDVEDRDALRQKWRDRAAALGFDGKALVDAARERAGASGLDAQPRPMERLGDVLANLRESLGELFRPADPLVASGLDRLRIAPVDLRAQHAVASAIRIHAQREAAFAVPDITRTALDLGLKGVTAAHVDARVSELIRNEKLIPGKDDRIDSVVTHVTTPEALATERGILAEIERGKGEGRVIVSADTVIERINAASGDKELNAGQMAAATMALTSADRIVAVQGVSGAGKSTMLASVARNVEQEGGKVVGLALMKATADRLGAEAGIESRTVSSFVHSYARHALAGKGAGYDGARDALAGTTLILDEASMVGSEQMKHLVGIANALGVDRFLMIGDRQQITAVDAGKAFALAQAGGITLARMDENLRQRTEQLRTVAALTNRGEVREAMAMLGDKVTANPEHVKAAAEHWLGLTPEQRETTAMFSSGRVARAELNVRIQDGLAAEGTLKGDGVVTPVLDKVNVTREELRYAHTYKPGQVIDLRHAMRELGLSPGTYDVLGVDAKGRVQVQIGNRVRTFDPQKISPVDKTDAMQLAQREQIKLHEGDKIRWTQNDKDRGLNNNDIARVVSADPSGIKVEASDGTLHELKAGDPMMERISLAYALNMHAAQGITTDTAIAVMSHRESNLSNQRLFNVTVTRVRDDIQLFTDDREKLTAAIERNEGNKTSALETTGALSIDPDRGAAGAATKAGAGETFNPTLPPDLDRAPEKTGGEATPSTDRSEPRGKIDIRTDPSLDLSRFSVPVEPKGPELPYPEKDIGLEL, from the coding sequence ATGCTGTCGGTCGCTTCCGTCAAGTCCGCCTCCGGCGCGGCGCAGTATTTCGCCAAGGACGATTACTACACCGCCGAGCATTCGTCCGAGGCGACCGCCTGGGGCGGGGTGGGCGCGGCCGACCTTGGCCTCAAGGGCGAGGTGACCAAGGAAGACTTCGAGAAGATCCTCAACGGCGAGATGCCCGATGGCGAAAAGGTCGGGCAGGTCGAGGGTCGCAGGCTCGGTGTCGACCTGACCTTCTCGATGCCGAAGTCCGCCAGCGTAATGGCCTATGTCGCTGGCGACACCCGTGTCCTCACCGCGCATATGAACGCCGTAAAGGCGACGATGGGATGGGTCGAGAAGACCTTCGCCGAAGGCCGCACCTACGATCAGTCCAGGTCAGGGGATGCGGTGCGAACCGGCAACCTCGTCTATGCGCTGTTCCAGCACGACACGAGTCGCGCGCTCGATCCACAGGGCCACATCCATGTCCTGATCGCCAACATGACCAAGATGGCGAACGGGGCATGGCAGGCGCTCCACAACCAGCAGCTGTGGAAGAACAACACGACCATCGGCGCGGCCTACCACGCGCAGTTTCGCGCCGAGCTGGCGAAGATCGGCTACGAGACCAGCGTCACCGGCAAGCACGGCCAGTTCGAGATCGCCGGCGTGCCCAAGCAGGTGATCGACACCTTCAGCCAGCGGCGCGCCGATATCCTGGCGAAAGCCGGCGAACTCGGTGTCACCTCCGCCGAGGCGTTGCGCAAGGTGACCAACAATACCCGCGACGCCAAGCTGGACGTCGAGGATCGCGATGCCCTGCGTCAGAAGTGGCGCGACCGGGCGGCCGCGCTCGGGTTCGACGGCAAGGCGCTGGTCGATGCCGCGCGCGAGCGTGCTGGCGCCAGCGGCCTCGATGCCCAGCCACGACCGATGGAGCGCCTCGGTGACGTCCTGGCCAATCTCCGCGAAAGCCTGGGCGAGTTATTCCGACCCGCCGATCCGCTCGTCGCCAGCGGCCTCGACCGGCTGCGCATCGCGCCGGTGGATCTGCGCGCCCAGCACGCCGTCGCCTCCGCGATCCGCATCCATGCCCAACGCGAAGCCGCGTTCGCGGTGCCGGACATCACCAGGACCGCGCTCGACCTCGGGCTGAAGGGTGTCACCGCCGCGCATGTCGACGCGCGCGTCTCCGAGCTCATCCGCAACGAGAAGCTGATTCCGGGCAAGGATGACCGGATCGACAGCGTCGTCACCCATGTCACGACGCCCGAGGCGCTCGCGACGGAGCGCGGCATCCTTGCAGAGATCGAGCGCGGCAAGGGGGAGGGGCGGGTGATCGTCTCCGCCGACACCGTTATCGAGCGGATCAACGCCGCATCGGGCGACAAGGAACTCAATGCAGGGCAGATGGCGGCCGCGACGATGGCGCTCACTTCCGCCGATCGCATCGTCGCGGTCCAGGGCGTCTCGGGCGCCGGCAAGTCGACCATGCTGGCGAGCGTCGCGCGCAATGTCGAGCAGGAAGGCGGCAAGGTGGTCGGTCTCGCGCTCATGAAGGCGACCGCCGATCGTCTCGGCGCCGAAGCCGGCATCGAGAGCCGCACCGTGTCCTCGTTCGTCCACAGCTATGCCCGCCACGCGCTCGCTGGGAAGGGCGCGGGCTATGACGGCGCGCGAGACGCGCTCGCCGGCACCACGCTCATCCTCGACGAAGCCTCGATGGTCGGCTCGGAGCAGATGAAGCACCTGGTCGGCATCGCCAATGCGCTCGGCGTCGATCGCTTCCTGATGATCGGCGATCGCCAGCAGATCACCGCGGTCGACGCCGGCAAGGCGTTCGCGCTCGCGCAGGCCGGCGGGATCACGCTGGCGCGGATGGACGAGAATCTGCGCCAGCGCACCGAGCAGCTGCGCACCGTCGCCGCGCTGACCAACCGCGGCGAGGTGCGCGAGGCGATGGCGATGCTCGGCGACAAGGTCACCGCCAACCCCGAGCATGTGAAGGCCGCGGCCGAACACTGGCTGGGCCTAACCCCCGAACAGCGCGAGACCACCGCGATGTTCTCGTCGGGCCGCGTCGCGCGCGCAGAGCTCAACGTGCGCATCCAGGACGGCCTCGCCGCGGAGGGCACGTTGAAAGGGGACGGCGTCGTCACCCCGGTCCTCGACAAGGTCAACGTCACGCGCGAGGAACTCCGCTACGCGCATACCTATAAGCCCGGCCAGGTGATCGACCTGCGCCATGCCATGCGCGAGCTCGGCCTCAGCCCCGGCACCTATGACGTGCTCGGCGTCGACGCGAAGGGGCGCGTTCAGGTCCAGATCGGCAACCGGGTACGGACCTTCGATCCGCAGAAGATATCGCCGGTCGACAAGACCGACGCGATGCAGCTCGCCCAGCGCGAGCAGATCAAGCTGCATGAGGGCGACAAGATCCGCTGGACCCAGAACGACAAGGACCGCGGCCTCAACAACAACGATATCGCCCGCGTCGTCTCGGCCGACCCGTCGGGGATCAAGGTGGAGGCGAGCGACGGCACCCTCCACGAGCTGAAGGCGGGCGATCCGATGATGGAGCGGATCAGCCTCGCCTACGCGCTCAACATGCACGCGGCGCAGGGCATCACCACCGACACCGCGATCGCGGTGATGAGCCACAGGGAATCGAACCTCTCCAACCAGCGGCTGTTCAACGTCACCGTCACGCGCGTCCGCGACGACATCCAGCTGTTCACCGACGACCGCGAGAAGCTGACCGCCGCGATCGAGCGCAACGAGGGCAACAAGACCTCGGCGCTCGAGACCACCGGCGCGCTGTCGATCGACCCCGATCGCGGCGCTGCCGGCGCAGCCACGAAAGCCGGCGCGGGCGAGACCTTCAATCCGACCCTGCCGCCCGACCTCGATCGCGCACCCGAGAAGACTGGCGGCGAAGCCACCCCCAGTACGGACCGATCCGAGCCGCGCGGGAAAATCGACATCCGCACCGATCCCTCGCTCGACCTCTCCCGGTTCAGCGTCCCGGTCGAGCCCAAAGGGCCTGAACTTCCCTACCCCGAAAAGGACATCGGACTGGAGCTATGA
- a CDS encoding CsgG/HfaB family protein — MLDRTRMLVVTAALAAVTPSMAHAQKLGQGGTGVDETTAVPQCQVPLGVAALVEEKAANPADGLSPQLQALMRMAEMQNGGSTARVDALPLVKLMIARSNCFRVADRGEAFSALERERAINGGTATTRPVTKADYLIEVKVVYSDAKSRESGGGVGGVFGGAVGLKSKTLESQVLMTLVDVNTGIQEAVASGSARKKDIGVVGGGLLLGLGVGALGGSYASTDIGKITTLATLDAFRKLIEDARPRLEARLVPAKPPAMVPPASAPLPAQAVQPLPQPNPGTPKR; from the coding sequence GTGCTTGATCGCACCCGCATGCTCGTCGTGACGGCCGCGCTCGCGGCCGTCACACCTTCAATGGCCCACGCCCAGAAGCTGGGGCAGGGCGGCACCGGCGTCGACGAGACGACCGCCGTGCCGCAATGCCAGGTGCCGCTCGGCGTTGCCGCGCTGGTTGAGGAGAAGGCCGCCAACCCGGCCGATGGCCTGTCGCCGCAACTGCAGGCGCTCATGCGCATGGCGGAGATGCAGAACGGCGGTTCGACCGCGCGCGTCGACGCGCTGCCACTGGTCAAGCTGATGATCGCGCGATCCAATTGCTTCCGCGTCGCCGATCGCGGCGAGGCGTTCAGCGCGCTCGAACGCGAACGCGCGATCAATGGCGGGACTGCCACAACCCGGCCTGTCACCAAGGCGGATTATCTGATCGAGGTGAAGGTGGTCTATTCCGACGCCAAGTCGCGTGAGAGCGGGGGCGGGGTCGGCGGTGTGTTCGGCGGGGCGGTCGGGCTCAAGTCGAAGACACTCGAAAGCCAGGTGCTGATGACGCTGGTCGACGTGAACACCGGCATCCAGGAAGCGGTCGCCAGCGGGTCGGCGCGCAAGAAGGATATCGGCGTCGTGGGCGGTGGGCTGTTGCTCGGCCTTGGCGTGGGTGCGCTCGGTGGAAGCTACGCCTCGACCGACATCGGCAAGATCACCACGCTGGCGACGCTCGATGCGTTCCGCAAGCTGATCGAGGATGCACGGCCACGGCTCGAGGCGAGGCTGGTGCCGGCCAAGCCGCCCGCAATGGTGCCTCCCGCCTCCGCGCCGCTACCGGCGCAGGCGGTTCAACCGCTGCCGCAGCCAAATCCGGGAACGCCGAAACGATGA
- a CDS encoding response regulator: MTLILEDAGFRCHEAMDGDTAIVLLEEQADNTILLFSDVEMPGSINGFALARHVAQHWPWIEIVIASGNIRPNPGDMPEKATFIPKPFSAAIVHEHLRRTLPDGKKPAPLKNAVTTPVQPGA; the protein is encoded by the coding sequence ATGACGCTGATCCTGGAGGACGCCGGCTTTCGCTGTCATGAGGCGATGGACGGCGATACCGCGATCGTGCTGCTGGAGGAGCAGGCCGACAACACCATCCTGCTGTTCTCCGATGTCGAGATGCCGGGATCGATCAACGGCTTTGCGCTGGCGCGTCATGTCGCACAGCACTGGCCCTGGATCGAGATCGTGATCGCCAGCGGCAATATCCGTCCCAATCCGGGTGACATGCCCGAGAAGGCGACGTTCATCCCGAAGCCCTTCTCGGCTGCGATCGTCCACGAGCACCTCCGCAGGACGCTGCCTGACGGCAAGAAGCCCGCGCCGCTGAAGAATGCGGTGACGACGCCGGTTCAGCCGGGAGCCTGA
- a CDS encoding single-stranded DNA-binding protein — MNNVNLVGRLTRTPELREVNRATSVATIFVATDRPKLNKDGHTYKGDDGFTVKETEYHKVTCFNGLAKAIAGNRKKGDLIAIEGRLHYTRWQDSDGNDRYGCEIIADRAEFY; from the coding sequence ATGAACAACGTGAACCTCGTCGGCCGCCTGACCCGCACCCCCGAACTGCGCGAAGTCAATCGCGCCACCAGCGTCGCGACCATCTTCGTGGCGACCGATCGCCCGAAGCTCAACAAGGACGGCCACACCTACAAAGGCGACGACGGCTTCACCGTCAAGGAGACCGAATACCACAAGGTCACCTGCTTCAACGGCCTCGCCAAGGCGATCGCCGGCAACCGCAAGAAGGGCGACCTCATCGCCATCGAGGGACGCCTGCACTACACCCGCTGGCAGGACAGCGACGGCAACGACCGCTACGGCTGCGAGATCATCGCCGATCGCGCCGAGTTCTACTGA
- a CDS encoding nuclease-related domain-containing protein, translating into MRGERETAYMLDHQFGPDNDRNLLIHDLRLPDGQGGFAQFDHILLSRASRTASIFESKNYSGRISKNEHGEWMVWYRSQRQPQNIPNPVEQAKRQRKVLQAWLKRKGHDRAFAEVGVFVSVPPTAMIDRSKIGSDEPIYKCDNLYKAWVPFGGSSPLGRMFSTGVTAAQMVEIADQLIADHVQEGDIYTRLGIVPDSTDAADTSHTGDPSGPINMPIVQAASVPELPPYVEAEPVTVHPAQSPSTSVAVECTVLEVSPPAKAVPVKAGAPIEVCAGIVERTLPDGRIAFRAARDDEIGREVLSALCKGKAIWNPRFSNWICVPDVADVIRAALPDAIRVGHVA; encoded by the coding sequence ATGCGGGGCGAGCGCGAGACCGCCTATATGCTCGATCACCAATTCGGGCCTGACAACGACCGCAACCTGCTTATCCACGATCTGCGCCTGCCGGACGGGCAGGGCGGGTTCGCGCAGTTCGATCATATCCTGCTGTCGCGGGCGTCGCGCACCGCCTCGATCTTCGAATCCAAGAACTACTCTGGCCGGATCTCGAAGAACGAGCATGGCGAATGGATGGTCTGGTATCGCTCGCAACGTCAGCCGCAGAACATCCCCAATCCGGTCGAACAGGCCAAACGACAACGCAAGGTGCTGCAGGCGTGGCTGAAGCGAAAAGGGCATGACAGGGCGTTCGCGGAGGTCGGCGTATTCGTGTCCGTTCCGCCCACCGCGATGATCGACCGTTCCAAAATCGGCAGCGACGAGCCGATCTACAAATGCGACAACCTTTACAAAGCCTGGGTGCCGTTCGGCGGGTCATCGCCCCTGGGACGAATGTTTTCGACCGGCGTCACCGCCGCGCAGATGGTCGAGATCGCCGACCAGCTCATCGCCGACCATGTCCAGGAGGGCGATATCTATACCCGCCTCGGCATCGTTCCTGACAGCACGGACGCCGCCGATACGTCTCATACCGGCGACCCGTCTGGGCCGATCAACATGCCCATCGTCCAGGCCGCGTCTGTGCCGGAATTGCCGCCGTACGTCGAGGCAGAGCCTGTCACTGTTCATCCGGCGCAAAGTCCCTCCACATCGGTAGCGGTTGAATGCACCGTTTTGGAGGTATCGCCCCCTGCCAAGGCGGTTCCCGTCAAGGCGGGCGCACCTATCGAGGTATGCGCCGGGATCGTCGAGCGGACACTGCCAGATGGCCGCATCGCATTCAGGGCCGCGCGCGACGATGAGATCGGCAGGGAGGTTCTTTCCGCGTTGTGCAAGGGCAAGGCGATCTGGAACCCGAGATTCTCCAACTGGATCTGCGTGCCCGACGTCGCCGACGTGATCCGGGCTGCACTTCCCGATGCGATCAGGGTCGGCCACGTCGCATGA
- a CDS encoding type II toxin-antitoxin system Phd/YefM family antitoxin, whose product MTPTIEKARSTDVSKRFGFYYDEAMTHPIAIERNGAARVVMLPASEFERLSRLDHLALSPQELSDEAIHAIRTATPSAGSVQNDQYVD is encoded by the coding sequence ATGACCCCTACAATCGAAAAGGCCAGATCGACCGACGTGTCGAAGCGGTTCGGCTTCTATTACGACGAGGCGATGACGCATCCGATCGCGATCGAGCGCAACGGCGCTGCCCGCGTGGTCATGCTACCCGCCTCCGAGTTCGAACGCTTGTCCCGCCTCGATCACCTCGCGCTCTCGCCGCAGGAGTTGAGCGATGAAGCCATCCACGCCATCAGGACCGCGACGCCCAGCGCCGGGTCCGTCCAGAACGATCAGTACGTCGATTGA
- a CDS encoding type IV secretion protein — MDGSFPFRFRRQPEPTHATLTIAETADLTAAALEAVRAGDGGRLAVFGDGDAIAELADQVRDQLIDPARGNWDFFADHPSDYARSSAIEAFLPDDPDVCSGYTCASRYVLLRAIQHAGDEPGATLSAVRDLIRDLPPEAVAEAAGHDSGNGHALRWGMTVLAGVRRATHAFADHDRLMPRISIARWLAGSASTILFVRREPGLTSSEVVAVEASLRDHAMLSRMDVFPLALPSQSMEVVDGHR, encoded by the coding sequence GTGGACGGTAGTTTCCCTTTTCGCTTCCGGCGCCAACCCGAGCCGACGCACGCGACCCTCACGATCGCCGAAACCGCGGATCTGACGGCAGCGGCGCTTGAAGCGGTCCGCGCCGGTGACGGGGGCCGGCTCGCGGTATTCGGCGATGGCGACGCGATCGCCGAACTCGCCGACCAGGTCCGCGACCAGCTGATCGACCCCGCGCGCGGCAACTGGGACTTCTTCGCAGACCATCCGAGCGACTATGCACGCTCGTCCGCGATCGAAGCGTTCCTTCCCGACGATCCTGACGTTTGCTCGGGCTACACCTGCGCTTCGCGCTATGTGCTGCTCCGCGCGATCCAGCATGCCGGCGATGAACCTGGTGCGACCCTTTCGGCCGTCCGCGATCTGATACGGGATCTCCCGCCGGAAGCCGTCGCAGAGGCGGCGGGACACGATTCTGGAAACGGTCACGCCCTGCGTTGGGGAATGACCGTGCTGGCCGGCGTGCGACGAGCGACCCACGCTTTCGCCGACCACGACCGGCTGATGCCCAGGATCTCCATCGCGCGCTGGCTGGCAGGATCGGCGTCGACCATCCTGTTCGTACGACGCGAACCTGGACTGACTTCGAGCGAGGTTGTCGCCGTCGAGGCCTCGCTGCGCGATCACGCGATGCTGTCCAGAATGGACGTGTTTCCCCTGGCTCTCCCCTCGCAGTCGATGGAGGTGGTCGATGGGCATCGATGA